A stretch of the Drosophila sulfurigaster albostrigata strain 15112-1811.04 chromosome 2L, ASM2355843v2, whole genome shotgun sequence genome encodes the following:
- the LOC133845639 gene encoding LOW QUALITY PROTEIN: leucine-rich repeat transmembrane neuronal protein 3 (The sequence of the model RefSeq protein was modified relative to this genomic sequence to represent the inferred CDS: deleted 1 base in 1 codon) produces the protein MKTVYIYMTFVISMIVFLLPLNSATEKSENGTTVPPETTLKPKTEVLKSDICTKCSCDAKNSLIDCSRKLANWFSPEEWEILQNGDITFETMKLSYNNLTNIPALPTYGVKKLFLDYNSISSITIGAFQNLTELTKLDLSNNQLTSKALIPDVFKGPYSVQDFEPLKNLKSLNLGYNRLHLLDDDLFEHVPYLEELILCSNSFQVIDKQTETALSGCSSLKVLDISYMELKTLPETIFHGPQDLDTLIVSGNLFDKIPKAFDYADNLKRLVLDENPIGNLEGDNIFPAMSSLQYLSCAFMPNLFKIGSGALSELQNLTELILSDNTQLIEIDSHAMCKNVTGGDNFDYPPLEKLYLNNCNLTVLPRDLIVRWDKLHALDLRYNPWLCDISNEYMVNYLIQHVNKSTPILASNVICENPTELKGLEVLNVSNNKLLGVLPSGASWVWIGLIIVLLSILVTLSGLLVYRRGYCGIGKKKESARRALYSRTSFNEDFHI, from the exons ATGAagacagtatatatatatatgacatTTGTTATATCAATGATTGTATTTCTGTTACCTTTGAATTCTGCAACCGAAAAATCAGAAAATGGAACAACAGTACCACCAGAGACAACtctaaaa CCAAAAACAGAGGTTTTGAAAAGTGATATATGCACAAAGTGTTCATGCGATGCCAAGAATAGTTTGATAGATTGTTCACGAAAATTGGCTAATTGGTTTTCACCAGAAGAATGGGAGATTCTTCAAAATGGAGACATTACTTTCGAAACTATGAAATTGtcttataataatttaaccaATATTCCTGCACTGCCAACATATGGGGTCaagaaattgtttttggaTTACAATAGCATATCCTCGATTACGATTGGAGCATTCCAAAATTTGACGGAACTTACGAAACTTGATTTATCTAACAATCAACTGACTTCAAAAGCCTTAATACCAGACGTTTTCAAGGGCCCTTATTCCGTTCAAGACTTTGAACCATTGAAGAATTTAAAATCACTAAATTTAGGATATAACCGTCTACATTTATTAGATGATGATTTATTTGAGCACGTTCCATACCTTGAGGAACTTATTTTGTGCTCAAATAGCTTCCAAGTGATTGATAAACAAACGGAAACTGCGCTTTCAGGATGTTCATCCTTAAAG gTATTGGATATATCATATATGGAATTAAAAACTTTACCAGAAACCATT TTTCATGGACCACAAGATCTCGATACACTTATTGTTTCTGGAAATCTGTTTGATAAAATACCCAAAGCTTTTGATTATGCGGATAACTTAAAACGATTGGTTCTCGACGAAAATCCAATTGGTAACTTGGAAGGAGATAA tatttttcctGCGATGTCAAGCTTACAATACCTTAGTTGCGCATTTATGCCCAACTTATTCAAAATTGGATCTGGAGCACTCAGTGAACttcaaa ATCTAACCGAGTTAATTTTGAGTGACAACACCcagttaattgaaattgacagCCATGCTATGTGTAAGAATGTAACTGGAGGAGACAATTTCGACTATCCTCCTCTTGAAAAg ttgtaTCTTAATAATTGTAACCTTACAGTGTTACCCAGAGACTTAATTGTTCGCTGGGACAAACTGCATGCACTAGATTTACGGTATAACCCTTGGTTATGCGATATCTCCAACGAATACATGGTAAACTATCTTATACAACATGTGAACAAATCAACGCCAATTTTAGCATCAAATGTTATTTGTGAGAATCCGACTGAACTGAAAGGGTTAGAAGTTCTAAATgtctcaaataataaattacttgGAGTTTTACCATCAGGAGCAAGTTGGGTCTGGATTGGCTTAATAATCGTATTATTGTCAATATTAGTCACCTTATCCGGGCTATTAGTCTATAGACGGGGCTATTGCGGCATAGGAAAGAAAAAGGAATCAGCAAGAAGAGCTTTATATAGTCGAACCAGTTTTAACGAAGACTTCCATATATAA
- the LOC133845579 gene encoding LOW QUALITY PROTEIN: blastoderm-specific protein 25D (The sequence of the model RefSeq protein was modified relative to this genomic sequence to represent the inferred CDS: deleted 2 bases in 2 codons), protein MEVSADPYEQKLYQMFQSCETAQQRNNGLLDEASLTRLCQLLQLRDQGSALISSLTANNSAKIGVSFEQFKEALLHFLGTEFDGSTSRPGLGTSSGLKERSLVISDETTNTNIESPPEPEASDREVSPKLVVGTKKYGRRSKPHQDIGINARSATDSDNTDEDPHQSVNGCTDQIAQVQRSSSQSDIPGSRRLRSIHINGSKLKRCASLPARKNLQFKMLTSTTTSTTVATQVGSGSNRSNLREPNQECSSVESLGHHQTAQLVHCSAGYRLSCKDIVTPHQLETLSAHSIIETWEMSSIANSSGLLHALGFDEVEVNLSQLTKVLEEELRSLDQDPQTNMLRALVSLQAMELGSLRQAFRQQHGENLKLRSDNKAANQRVSLLAAEVDERHAIMEENRKQQVLQLEQRHASMVREFTQRISNDRDHWTGMITKLEVQIKSLEQEEIRLKTDLELVRNENSELQIEQQNSQLQLTELLEKNIKLNQDLASSEILEPVVKQENHIDLASEKNKISEDDEMLHVIEKMTALQMENAQLRDKTDELTIEIENLYVDLARTKSRKKKQVAASCGVSAVDSSDFDELEAVNVGLATKRRGDSPSKTHITEESPRLGKQRKCSEDGEVSDNSGDWLALNSELKCCKKHEQELATLRQKVAQLQQELQTSTMKSSDMVNSDSGSRATTPEIRCKELESSLEQMQRAYEDCEDYWQSKLTEERQLFDKERQIYEDEQIESDKKFTELMEKVREYEEQFSKDGRLSPIDERDTLEQQYIELEEEATAMRNNSIRMLEEKSQQINLLQCEIEDLRTRLGESVEILTGASEINPESLHQINAQVGQSPASSPISYLWHQSTIQEPLKSFDDATEESNTKTLALLPASPSRKVISRNNLTTSETSIFSTTPLDSSSSGPSPTHLDTTYVSSAVCPPAPICKPKQVHSEGEIADCETSSTASNKSFDSHSVVSTSKTSCLSNDKCNSPSLLKEELKRLKFFELSLKEQIKDLSLQRDGLVMELQQLQEARPVLEKAYARTTHPTLQQRLNQLELRNRHLQNVIKQQQKYTESLMQQSWRQHQVDLNDLHGRLEAQTVMLTDQTQRLQNADILVKDLYVENSHLTATVQRLEQQKMRVNLIHQQQQHLTGGGLTGLSGMP, encoded by the exons ATGGAAGTGTCAGCCGATCCATATGAGCAAAAACTATATCAAATGTTCCAAAGCTGTGAGACAGCTCAGCAACGAAACAATGGTTTGCTCGATGAAGCTTCACTGACTCGACTTTGTCAACTCTTGCAACTTCGGGATCAAGGATCTGCACTGATTTCTAGTCTTACCGCGAATAATAGCGCCAAGATTGGCGTTTCGTTTGAGCAGTTTAAAGAGGCCCTGCTTCATTTTTTAGGTACAGAGTTCGATGGTTCAACATCGCGACCGGGATTAGGAACATCGTCAGGATTAAAAG AACGATCCCTGGTGATAAGTGACGAGACAACTAACACAAATATTGAGAGTCCTCCCGAGCCAGAAGCTTCGGATCGTGAAGTTTCTCCAAAACTAGTTGTGGGCACTAAGAAATACGGGCGCCGTTCAAAACCGCATCAGGATATTGGTATAAATGCGCGATCTGCCACAGACTCGGACAACACAGATGAAGATCCGCATCAAAGTGTCAATGGCTGCACTGACCAGATAGCCCAA GTGCAACGCTCGTCGTCACAAAGCGATATACCAGGCAGCCGGCGTCTGCGTTCCATCCACATTAATGGCAGTAAGTTGAAGCGTTGCGCTTCATTACCAGCTCGCAAAAAccttcaatttaaaatgctgACTTCCACGACAACATCCACGACGGTCGCTACTCAAGTCGGCAGTGGTAGCAATAGAAGTAATCTAAGAGAACCAAACCAGGAGTGTAGTAGCGTGGAGTCACTAG GCCATCATCAGACAGCACAGTTAGTGCACTGCAGCGCCGGATACCGTTTAAGTTGCAAAG atATTGTGACACCACACCAACTCGAGACCTTAAGTGCGCACAGTATTATTGAAACCTGGGAAATGTCGAGTATCGCAAATAGCAGTGGATTGCTGCATGCTTTGGGCTTTGATGAAGTGGAGGTGAACCTTAGTCAACTGACTAAAGTTTTGGAAGAGGAATTGCGAAGTCTAGATCAAGATCCGCAAACCAATATGTTACGCGCTTTGGTTTCGCTACAAGCGATGGAACTGGGTTCGCTGCGACAGGCATTCCGTCAGCAGCACGGTGAAAATCTAAAGCTTCGATCGGATAACAAGGCTGCCAATCAGCGTGTGTCATTGTTGGCTGCCGAAGTGGATGAGCGGCATGCAATAATGGAAGAAAATCGCAAGCAGCAAGTGCTTCAACTTGAACAGAGACATGCGAGTATGGTGCGTGAATTTACGCAGCGGATAAGCAACGATCGGGATCACTGGACAGGCATGATTACTAAACTTGAGGTACAGATCAAGAGTTTGGAACAGGAGGAAATTAGGTTGAAGACCGATCTGGAGTTGGTGCGTAATGAAAACTCTGAACTGCAGATCGAACAGCAGAACTCTCAACTCCAACTGACCGAGTTACttgaaaaaaatatcaaactgAACCAGGATCTGGCAAGCTCCGAAATTCTAGAACCAGTTGTAAAGCAAGAGAATCATATCGATCTGGCTTCTGAAAAGAATAAGATTTCAGAAGACGATGAAATGTTGcatgtaattgaaaaaatgacagcgttgcaaatggaaaacgCGCAGTTGCGAGATAAAACCGATGAGCTAACAATAGAAATTGAGAACTTGTACGTCGACTTAGCTCGTacaaaatcaagaaaaaagAAGCAGGTTGCTGCTTCCTGTGGAGTATCTGCTGTCGACTCGTCTGATTTCGACGAGCTTGAAGCTGTGAATGTTGGTTTGGCAACCAAGCGTAGAGGCGACTCACCGAGCAAAACGCATATAACTGAAGAAAGTCCAAGGCTAGGGAAACAACGTAAATGTTCAGAAGATGGCGAGGTAAGCGATAACAGCGGCGATTGGTTGGCGCTTAACTCTGAACTTAAATGCTGTAAAAAACATGAACAGGAGCTCGCTACTTTACGACAAAAAGTGGCTCAGTTGCAGCAAGAATTACAAACATCGACGATGAAATCAAGTGACATGGTTAATAGTGATAGTGGTAGCCGTGCCACAACACCAGAAATTCGTTGTAAAGAATTAGAAAGCAGTCTAGAGCAAATGCAGCGCGCTTACGAGGATTGTGAGGATTATTGGCAATCGAAGCTCACGGAGGAAAGGCAATTATTCGACAAGGAACGGCAGATTTACGAGGACGAACAGATTGAAAGTGACAAAAAATTTACTGAGTTGATGGAAAAGGTTCGCGAGTATGAAGAACAGTTCAGCAAGGATGGTCGACTGTCGCCGATTGATGAGCGCGATACGCTTGAACAGCAGTATATTGAGCTCGAGGAGGAGGCCACAGCCATGCGTAATAACTCCATCCGAATGCTGGAGGAAAAGTCGCAGCAAATTAACTTGCTTCAGTGCGAAATTGAAGATCTGCGCACACGTCTCGGTGAGAGTGTCGAAATTCTAACTGGTGCTAGCGAGATAAATCCGGAATCACTGCATCAGATTAATGCACAAGTCGGGCAAAGCCCTGCCAGTTCC CCCATTAGCTATTTATGGCACCAAAGTACCATCCAAGAGCCTCTAAAATCCTTTGATGATGCTACAGAGGAAAGTAATACTAAAACATTGGCATTGCTTCCTGCATCACCTTCACGGAAAGTAATTAGCCG aaaCAATCTTACCACATCCGAGACCTCCATCTTCAGTACAACACCACTTGATAGTTCGTCGTCGGGGCCCTCGCCCACACACTTGGATACTACCTATGTCTCGTCCGCAGTGTGCCCGCCTGCCCCTATTTGTAAGCCCAAGCAAGTGCATTCGGAGGGGGAAATTGCTGATTGTGAGACTTCGTCAACGGCATCGAACAAGAGCTTTGATTCGCACAGTGTAGTATCAACTAGTAAAACATCTTGCCTTAGCAACGACAAATGTAACAGTCCAAGCCTATTAAAGGAGGAACTAAAACGCCTCAAG TTTTTTGAGTTGTCTCTAAAAGAGCAGATTAAAGACTTGAGCCTGCAACGTGACGGTTTAGTAATGGaactgcaacagttgcaggaGGCACGTCCAGTTCTTGAAAAGGCTTATGCG CGAACCACGCATCCGACGCTGCAACAAAGGCTAAACCAACTAGAGTTGCGTAATCGTCATTTGCAAAATGTGatcaagcagcaacaaaagtatACCGAGTCCCTGATGCAGC aaTCTTGGCGACAGCATCAAGTGGATCTCAATGATTTACATGGCCGGCTAGAAGCGCAGACTGTTATGCTTACCGATCAGACACAACGCCTGCAAAACGCTGACATACTTGTAAAAGACTTATATGTGGAGAACTCGCACTTGACAGCTACCGTGCAGCGACtcgagcaacaaaaaatgcgCGTCAACTTaatacaccaacaacagcagcaccttACTGGTGGCGGCTTAACTGGCCTATCAGGAATGCCTTAA
- the LOC133845571 gene encoding uncharacterized protein LOC133845571 — MAMHSYMRANANQNQNQTNTVSVNLSPDEMHSFLKDKQAWEHAISLYQGPDPLDHWYNYICWYENHAHSDPEQKFRETLERCLTVYEHNDYYRQDVRLVRLWLKYIAMQTDQLRFYQVLFQRGTGRQVAAFYIGWASYYEAREQFKDAEAVFNLAFQEKAQGNAELQNAHTKFTYVRSLFYQQQHQQHPNQQHVQHQPSQLHQPPQPHETIPQMTPYSHAHHHQQEHPHQHHHHHQHQQHSQLQPQSHQTYSQPATSTPSRPHQLPQENFQSYQQHPDELAYHPHAHSHQQVPPQAHFQHQEQEQFQHAAAPASHNQASLDHRHYAPIVHQNHEDRPASHPHYEPHLQQVMAADDANLSQAQQDPSTAESSTQIEGVRLPRNFHAYGRNNHETWKPALTLEEPDDPSRICHYAKQQVYPPGAGVEYSPEELLARKYAHMLEQRKQQSQAQSAVRSNEPNETQHEPQLKKENIYSVEQEQQQQQIMFDSYESQNSYYMTAMNGEIFTQNDDEAEDEHSEEEDGDVEDEADHDQQSNQSVEEDSEDAESDQQVDDDNEPVKSYSNGAPADMLFRAQTTFEHQNRSIKMKFKKERTLESSTYSAYTIESIYHQQQELPSPAQMPQTPQTAQTTMTTLPASPKNVQDYSGGAGTGTVQRQRNLGHHFHPYMLCQTSTPKSIGNDNRRARVKARIGKFQVEPRSNSNSSCSVVEQAVNGIDAVALSATGDGTDATVAIAPIDNATFNDNANFSFSSAGGLDNSNSSLAMAVDRLHFRDATHVASISSSNNNKTLHPHNNNNNLTTSARGTALNDFSTFQENSYFATQHDAEAQERRLAKALETIARHLAKEAIDPFNSELCRAFLTKVNFPGDDDAHASYKVVQTPLPKISNTRTLNVLDSIQFNIDKEVGRGSYGSVYKATDIRTGHVVALKYQKPPNTWEIYICDQVLKRVQEREMLPGLMDISTAVIAPNASLIATEFSPFGSLLDINNKIRQATTKVMHESLVMHFSAQICNIVDHLHRQHIIHADIKPDNFLLMRVPSVDSVEPSLRLIDFGCAIDMSLFPNPEHTKFRKVVQTDGFTCIEMQEGRPWSYETDLFCIASTVHVMLFGEYMQPQKRPAGWDIRQKLPRYLKKHVWSKFFSDLLNMRADKLPQLQSMRKIFEEECYRMESELQKHIRTLSNILHRR, encoded by the exons ATGGCCATGCATTCGTATATGCGGGCTAACgcaaaccaaaatcaaaatcaaacaaacacAGTGAGCGTGAATTTAAGTCCAGATGAGATGCATAGTTTCCTAAAGGATAAACAGGCTTGGGAACATGCCATATCGCTGTATCAAGGACCAGATCCCCTTGATCATTGGTACAACTATATCTGCTGGTATGAGAATCATGCGCATAGCGATCCAGAGCAAAAGTTTCGAGAGACCCTGGAGCGCTGTCTCACTGTGTACGAGCATAACGATTACTATCGACAAGATGTGCGTCTAGTGCGTCTCTGGCTCAAATACATTGCCATGCAGACAGATCAGCTGCGATTCTACCAAGTGCTGTTTCAGCGTGGCACTGGCCGTCAAGTAGCCGCCTTTTATATAGGCTGGGCCAGCTACTACGAGGCGCGTGAACAGTTCAAGGATGCCGAAGCAGTATTTAATCTGGCCTTCCAAGAGAAGGCACAGGGCAATGCCGAGCTGCAGAATGCGCACACCAAGTTCACATACGTTCGTTCCTTGTTCtatcaacaacagcaccaacagcatCCGAACCAGCAGCATGTGCAGCATCAGCCGTCACAACTACACCAACCTCCACAGCCACATGAGACAATACCACAGATGACTCCTTACTCTCACGCGCATCATCACCAGCAAGAACACCCACACCaacatcaccatcatcatcaacatcagcaacattCACAGTTACAGCCGCAGTCACACCAGACTTACTCGCAACCCGCTACATCAACGCCTTCTAGGCCTCACCAGCTGCCGCAAGAGAATTTTCAATCATATCAACAGCATCCTGATGAGCTTGCTTATCATCCTCATGCTCATTCTCATCAACAGGTCCCGCCGCAAGCACATTTTCAGCATCAAGAACAG GAGCAGTTCCAACATGCAGCTGCTCCAGCTTCACACAATCAAGCGTCGCTTGACCATCGTCACTACGCTCCAATAGTTCACCAAAATCATGAAGATCgg CCCGCCTCCCATCCACACTATGAGCCACACTTGCAACAGGTCATGGCCGCCGACGACGCAAATTTGAGTCAAGCGCAACAAGATCCTTCAACTGCCGAATCATCAACGCAAATTGAGGGTGTTCGATTGCCGCGGAATTTTCACGCATATGGACGAAACAACCATGAAACCTGGAAACCAGCATTGACACTGGAGGAACCAGACGATCCCTCAAGGATTTGTCACTATGCCAAACAGCAAGTATATCCACCAGGTGCAGGAGTTGAGTACAGTCCTGAGGAGCTGTTGGCACGCAAGTACGCACACATGTTGGAGCAACGTAAACAGCAATCACAGGCACAGTCAGCTGTTCGAAGCAATGAGCCAAACGAGACACAACATGAGccacaattaaaaaaagagaatatttACTCAGTAGaacaggaacagcagcagcaacaaattatGTTTGATTCCTATGAGTCACAGAATTCATATTACATGACCGCAATGAATGGTGAAATCTTTACACAAAACGATGACGAAGCTGAAGACGAACATTCAGAAGAGGAGGATGGTGATGTTGAAGATGAAGCCGACCACGATCAGCAGTCAAATCAATCAGTCGAGGAAGATTCGGAGGATGCGGAGTCCGATCAGCAGGTCGATGACGACAACGAACCAGTTAAGTCATATAGTAATGGTGCTCCGGCGGACATGCTATTTCGAGCGCAGACAACGTTTGAGCATCAAAACCGCTCCATTAAGATGAAGTTCAAAAAAGAACGCACTCTTGAGAGCAGCACCTACAGTGCCTACACCATTGAGAGCATTTACCATCAGCAACAGGAATTGCCTTCGCCTGCACAAATGCCACAAACGCCGCAAACAGCACAAACTACAATGACAACGCTGCCAGCGTCACCCAAAAATGTACAAGATTATAGTGGAGGGGCTGGGACTGGGACAGTTCAACGCCAACGAAATCTCGGACATCATTTTCATCCATACATGTTGTGCCAAACGTCGACACCAAAGAGCATTGGCAATGACAATCGCAGAGCGCGGGTCAAGGCTAGAATTGGCAAGTTTCAAGTGGAGCCGCGTAGTAACAGTAATTCCTCATGCTCAGTTGTGGAACAAGCGGTTAATGGCATTGATGCTGTTGCGCTTAGTGCTACTGGCGATGGAACTGATGCAACTGTTGCGATTGCACCAATAGACAATGCTACCTTCAATGATAATGCCAACTTTTCGTTCTCTAGTGCAGGCGGCTTGGACAATTCGAATAGTTCATTGGCAATGGCCGTCGATAGACTTCATTTTCGCGATGCCACACATGTGGCAAGtattagcagcagcaacaacaacaaaactttacATCcgcacaacaataataacaacttgACAACATCCGCAAGGGGAACTGCATTAAATGACTTCTCCACGTTCCAGGAGAACTCATATTTTGCTACACAGCATGATGCGGAGGCGCAAGAACGTCGTCTTGCAAAGGCCTTGGAGACAATTGCAAGGCATTTGGCTAAGGAGGCAATTGATCCTTTTAATAGCGAACTCTGTCGCGCATTCCTCACAAAAGTCAATTTCCCAGGCGATGATGATGCGCACGCTAGCTACAAAGTTGTGCAAACGCCACTGCCAAAAATATCTAACACACGCACATTGAATGTCCTCGATAGCATacagttcaacattgacaaagaAGTGGGTCGCGGCTCTTATGGATCCGTATACAAAGCGACCGATATTCGCACCGGCCATGTTGTGGCTCTTAAGTACCAGAAGCCTCCAAATACATGGGAGATTTATATTTGTGATCAG GTCTTGAAACGTGTTCAGGAACGAGAAATGCTGCCAGGATTGATGGATATATCGACTGCGGTTATAGCACCAAATGCAAGCTTGATAGCTACTGAATTCTCTCCGTTTGGTTCGTTGCTAgatattaacaacaaaattcgGCAGGCCACCACAAAAGTTATGCACGAATCGCTAGTGATGCACTTCTCAGcgcaaatttgcaatattgtGGATCATTTGCATCGACAGCACATCATCCATGCAGACATTAAACCGGACAACTTTCTGCTGATGCGCGTGCCAAGTGTCGACAGTGTTGAACCTTCTCTGCGTCTCATCGATTTTGGCTGCGCCATTGACATGTCACTCTTCCCTAACCCTGAGCATACAAAGTTCCGCAAGGTGGTTCAAACCGATGGTTTCACTTGCATCGAAATGCAGGAGGGTCGTCCTTGGTCATATGAAACGGATCTATTCTGTATTGCCAGCACGGTGCACGTCATGCTCTTTGGCGAATACATGCAGCCACAAAAGCGCCCCGCCGGATGGGATATACGTCAAAAACTGCCGCGCTATCTCAAGAAGCATGTCTGGTCTAAGTTCTTCAGTGATCTGCTTAACATGCGTGCTGACAAGTTGCCTCAGCTGCAGTCAATGCGGAAAATATTCGAAGAGGAATGCTATCGCATGGAATCGGAGTTGCAGAAACACATACGTACTTTATCCAACATATTGCATCGAcgataa